Proteins encoded within one genomic window of Halobacteroides halobius DSM 5150:
- the trxB gene encoding thioredoxin-disulfide reductase, translated as MSNAYDVLIIGGGPAGLAAGLYASRSKLNTILLETNSQLGGQVSTYHEMENYPGVLDTTAPELMDNFKEHAKSFGTKIEKAEVQEVETGDFIKTIKTKDGIKYQAKSVIVATGAEPRRLGVPGEEEFKGKGVSYCATCDADFFVDLEVVVVGNGNSAIEEALYLTKFASKVTVIVIHDQGTMDADKIYQERAYQNDKIEFVWNSTLEEVKGEGLVDTAVLKNVKTGEKTDFSCDGIFIFIGRVPRTDFLEGIVDLTDNGYIKTNDKLETSVPGVYAAGDVRNKFLRQVVTAAADGATTAAAAGGYIEEEEYWQENVLEAEEDVLVAFWSPTNEESLKMTGKLENMDLEAKGVKLVKIDTYKNTRISNRYDVTEVPTLLKIEDGEVAEKITQPTETEIEELI; from the coding sequence ATGAGCAATGCATATGATGTATTAATAATTGGTGGAGGACCAGCAGGGTTAGCAGCAGGACTTTATGCATCACGTTCTAAGCTTAATACAATTTTGTTAGAAACAAATAGTCAGTTAGGAGGGCAGGTATCCACCTATCATGAAATGGAGAATTATCCTGGAGTTCTTGATACTACTGCTCCGGAGCTAATGGATAATTTTAAAGAACATGCTAAAAGTTTTGGAACTAAAATTGAGAAAGCTGAGGTTCAAGAGGTAGAAACAGGAGACTTTATTAAAACTATTAAAACTAAAGATGGTATAAAATATCAAGCTAAAAGTGTAATAGTAGCTACAGGAGCAGAACCAAGAAGGTTAGGCGTTCCTGGAGAAGAAGAATTTAAAGGTAAAGGAGTATCTTATTGTGCTACTTGTGATGCAGACTTCTTTGTTGATTTAGAAGTAGTAGTTGTTGGAAATGGTAATTCAGCTATCGAAGAAGCACTATATTTAACTAAATTTGCTAGTAAAGTAACTGTTATAGTAATTCATGATCAAGGAACAATGGATGCAGATAAGATTTATCAAGAAAGAGCTTATCAAAATGATAAGATTGAATTTGTTTGGAACTCTACTTTGGAAGAAGTAAAAGGAGAGGGCCTAGTAGATACAGCAGTACTTAAAAATGTTAAAACAGGAGAAAAGACAGACTTTTCTTGTGATGGTATCTTTATCTTCATTGGTCGAGTACCACGAACTGATTTTCTAGAAGGAATAGTTGATCTAACAGATAATGGATATATAAAGACTAATGATAAACTAGAAACAAGTGTTCCAGGAGTTTATGCAGCAGGAGATGTAAGGAATAAATTTTTACGTCAAGTTGTAACAGCTGCTGCTGATGGAGCTACAACTGCAGCTGCTGCAGGAGGATATATTGAAGAAGAAGAGTATTGGCAAGAAAATGTATTAGAGGCTGAAGAAGATGTATTAGTAGCCTTTTGGAGTCCAACAAATGAGGAAAGTTTAAAAATGACAGGTAAGTTAGAAAATATGGATTTAGAAGCTAAAGGTGTTAAATTAGTAAAGATAGATACTTATAAGAATACTCGTATTTCTAATCGGTATGATGTTACTGAAGTTCCAACTTTGCTTAAAATTGAAGATGGAGAAGTTGCAGAAAAGATTACTCAACCTACAGAAACTGAGATAGAGGAGCTTATTTAA
- a CDS encoding BCCT family transporter, giving the protein MSTEPEKETKVVEQDNEGNPVYYISLVVTFIVVAWGIIAQKNFKNVANSAFDFLVGNFGWFYLITMSLFVVYTIGLGISKYGNVKLGKPDEDPEYSTISWFAMLFSAGMGVGLVFWGVAEPLTHFVKPLGMEGGGRAAIDFALKKSYFHWGLHPWAAYAVFALALAYMRFRKDKPVLMSSVFIPLIGEEKVSGAIGKFVDILALFATVAGVATSLGMAALQMNSGFNFLFGVPQTDMVKVIIMVVITALFMISAISGLDKGIKILSNANITLGAILMVVGLVIGPTVMIMNNISTGVGAYLGSFVQDSLRVTSNKWYGWWTIFYWAWWIAWAPFVGTFIARISRGRTIREFVTGVLLAPALVGFVWFGIFGTLGTSLGIDTASKIVNNQPASTMLFSVMEHYPITDIFSFVALTLLSTFFITSADSATFVLGIMSSKGDPNPTTRRRVIWGVIQAGLALTLMLAGGLEMLQTASIVAAFPFAIVLLFAMVSILKALREEEKRGAKELTD; this is encoded by the coding sequence ATGTCAACTGAACCAGAAAAAGAAACTAAAGTTGTGGAACAAGACAATGAAGGTAATCCAGTCTACTATATTTCTTTAGTAGTAACTTTTATTGTAGTAGCCTGGGGGATTATAGCGCAAAAGAATTTCAAGAATGTAGCTAATTCAGCATTTGATTTTTTAGTAGGGAACTTTGGCTGGTTTTATCTAATTACTATGAGTTTGTTTGTAGTTTATACTATTGGTTTAGGAATTAGCAAGTACGGAAATGTGAAGTTAGGTAAACCGGATGAAGATCCAGAGTACAGTACTATTTCCTGGTTTGCGATGCTCTTTAGTGCAGGAATGGGTGTTGGATTAGTTTTTTGGGGTGTTGCTGAACCTTTAACTCATTTTGTTAAACCATTAGGAATGGAAGGTGGCGGCCGAGCAGCAATTGATTTTGCCTTGAAAAAATCTTATTTTCACTGGGGTTTACATCCGTGGGCTGCTTATGCAGTTTTTGCTCTAGCTCTGGCTTATATGCGATTCCGTAAAGATAAACCAGTTTTAATGAGTAGTGTTTTTATTCCATTAATTGGGGAAGAAAAAGTTTCGGGAGCTATAGGCAAATTTGTTGATATTCTAGCTTTATTTGCTACTGTTGCCGGTGTAGCAACTTCACTTGGAATGGCGGCTTTGCAGATGAACAGTGGATTTAATTTTCTCTTTGGAGTTCCGCAGACTGATATGGTAAAAGTTATTATTATGGTAGTAATTACTGCCTTATTTATGATCTCTGCTATTTCCGGTTTGGATAAAGGGATTAAAATATTATCTAACGCAAATATAACTTTAGGAGCTATTTTGATGGTTGTAGGTTTGGTTATCGGGCCTACAGTAATGATTATGAATAATATTAGTACTGGAGTTGGAGCCTACTTGGGCTCGTTTGTACAAGACAGCCTGCGGGTTACAAGTAATAAATGGTACGGCTGGTGGACAATCTTTTATTGGGCTTGGTGGATTGCCTGGGCACCATTTGTAGGTACGTTTATTGCGCGAATTTCTCGCGGTCGAACTATTAGAGAATTTGTAACTGGTGTATTATTAGCTCCAGCTTTAGTTGGTTTTGTCTGGTTTGGTATCTTCGGTACTTTAGGAACTAGTTTAGGAATTGATACTGCAAGTAAGATTGTTAATAATCAACCTGCTTCGACAATGTTATTTTCAGTTATGGAACATTATCCAATCACTGATATATTCTCCTTTGTAGCGCTAACATTATTATCTACATTTTTTATTACTTCAGCGGATTCTGCTACCTTTGTACTGGGGATAATGAGTTCTAAAGGAGACCCTAATCCGACAACTAGACGACGAGTTATTTGGGGGGTTATCCAGGCTGGTTTAGCACTGACATTAATGTTAGCTGGCGGTTTGGAAATGTTACAGACAGCTTCCATTGTAGCTGCTTTCCCATTTGCAATTGTACTGCTGTTTGCTATGGTTTCAATCCTAAAAGCTTTGCGAGAAGAAGAAAAACGAGGGGCTAAGGAATTAACTGATTAA
- the grdH gene encoding betaine reductase selenoprotein B produces the protein MKKAILYLNQFFGQIGGEDQADYEPTLEEGKVGPAMLLDQLLDNAEVTNTVVCGDNYMGSNEEEAIERILSFLEDKEFDIFFAGPAFQAGRYGNACGAICKAVKEEFDVPVITSMNNENPGVDMYKKDMIIFPGGQSAAKMRDNMKDMADYGNKILNNEELGSAEEEGYFIRGKRHQVWLEDEIPAADRAIDMLLKKVNGEEFKSELPMPDMDRVEIAEPIEDLSEVKVALATSGGIVPVDNPDNIQSASATRWGRYDISGLNQLPNRDAEGFKTIHAGYDPAAADANPNRVVPVDVMREYEKEGRIGELDNYFYSTVGTGTTEAEASRMGQEMVEKMLEDGVQAVILTSTUGTCTRCGATIVKEIERAGIPVVQMANLIPVAETVGSNKMVPTISIPYPLGDPDDSKDDQWKLRYHRVGVALDALETDIEEQTVFNVEI, from the coding sequence ATGAAAAAGGCTATTTTATACTTGAATCAATTTTTTGGACAGATTGGTGGTGAGGATCAAGCTGATTATGAGCCAACATTAGAAGAGGGTAAAGTTGGCCCGGCTATGTTATTAGATCAGTTACTTGACAATGCTGAAGTAACTAATACTGTTGTTTGTGGCGATAACTATATGGGTTCTAATGAAGAAGAAGCTATTGAAAGAATCTTAAGTTTTTTAGAAGATAAAGAATTTGATATCTTTTTTGCTGGTCCAGCTTTCCAGGCAGGTAGATATGGTAATGCTTGTGGTGCTATCTGTAAAGCAGTTAAAGAAGAATTTGATGTACCTGTCATTACATCTATGAATAATGAAAATCCTGGAGTTGATATGTATAAAAAAGACATGATTATCTTCCCAGGTGGTCAAAGTGCAGCTAAAATGAGAGATAATATGAAAGATATGGCTGACTATGGTAATAAAATTTTAAATAATGAAGAACTAGGGTCAGCTGAAGAAGAGGGATACTTTATTAGAGGCAAGAGACATCAAGTCTGGTTAGAAGATGAAATCCCAGCAGCTGATAGAGCAATTGATATGTTACTTAAAAAGGTTAATGGAGAAGAATTTAAATCTGAATTACCTATGCCAGATATGGATCGAGTTGAGATTGCTGAACCAATTGAAGACTTAAGTGAAGTTAAGGTTGCTTTAGCTACTTCTGGTGGTATTGTACCAGTAGATAATCCTGATAATATTCAGTCAGCTTCTGCTACTCGATGGGGTAGATATGATATCTCTGGTTTGAATCAACTGCCTAATAGAGATGCTGAAGGTTTTAAGACTATTCATGCTGGATATGACCCAGCAGCTGCTGATGCTAATCCTAATCGAGTTGTACCTGTTGATGTTATGCGTGAGTATGAAAAGGAAGGTAGGATTGGTGAGCTTGATAACTACTTTTATTCTACTGTAGGAACTGGAACAACTGAAGCAGAAGCTTCTAGAATGGGCCAAGAAATGGTAGAAAAAATGCTAGAAGATGGTGTTCAGGCAGTAATTTTAACTTCTACATGAGGAACTTGTACTCGTTGCGGTGCAACGATTGTAAAAGAAATTGAAAGAGCCGGTATTCCTGTCGTTCAAATGGCTAACTTAATTCCAGTTGCTGAAACAGTAGGTTCTAATAAAATGGTGCCAACCATTTCTATTCCTTATCCATTAGGAGATCCAGATGATTCTAAAGATGACCAATGGAAGTTACGTTATCATCGAGTTGGAGTTGCTTTAGATGCACTTGAAACAGATATTGAAGAACAAACAGTATTTAATGTAGAGATTTAA
- a CDS encoding glycine/sarcosine/betaine reductase component B subunit — MRLEIANFNVEDITFGDETSYQDGTLIINKEEALKVVKEDEHITEADIKIARPGEDKRIVPVKEAIEPRCKADGGAVFPGVTDNVEAVGEGQTLALKGCSVLAVGKHWGSFGDGLIDMSGEGAKYTYFSQLNNICLVADTDEEFERHEQQKKNHALRWAGHRLAKYLATEALEDQEPAEDDIEEFDLEPITKRPAKVNDLPSVVYVMQAQSQMEEMGYNDLVYGWDMNHVVPTLMHPNEILDGAMISGSFMPCSSKWSTYDFQNCPTIKNLYQEHGETINFLGVIMSNLNVNLEEKERSALFVQQIAKSLGADAAILAEEGYGNPDADFIECFKALEEAGVKTVGMTNECTGRDGNSQPLVTLDEAADAIVSCGNVSALIELPPMETVIGELEALARDGLSGGWEDDDELGSSVKEDGSIIMENNSMFCGDQVLGWSPKTMKEF; from the coding sequence GTGCGTTTAGAGATAGCTAATTTTAATGTTGAAGATATTACTTTTGGAGATGAAACCTCTTATCAAGATGGAACATTAATTATTAATAAAGAAGAAGCTCTAAAAGTAGTTAAAGAAGATGAACATATTACTGAAGCAGATATAAAAATTGCTAGACCAGGTGAAGATAAGCGAATTGTCCCTGTTAAAGAAGCAATTGAACCACGATGTAAGGCGGATGGAGGAGCAGTTTTTCCTGGAGTAACAGATAATGTAGAAGCTGTTGGTGAAGGACAAACTTTAGCTCTAAAAGGTTGTAGTGTGTTAGCTGTAGGTAAACATTGGGGTAGTTTCGGTGATGGATTAATTGATATGAGTGGTGAAGGTGCTAAGTACACTTATTTTTCTCAACTAAATAATATCTGTTTAGTTGCAGATACAGATGAAGAGTTTGAGCGTCATGAACAACAGAAGAAGAATCATGCTTTAAGATGGGCTGGACATAGATTGGCTAAATATTTAGCTACTGAAGCTTTAGAAGACCAAGAACCAGCTGAAGATGATATAGAGGAATTTGATTTGGAACCAATTACTAAACGTCCTGCTAAAGTAAATGATCTACCGTCAGTTGTTTATGTTATGCAGGCTCAATCTCAGATGGAAGAGATGGGCTATAATGATTTAGTTTATGGTTGGGATATGAATCATGTAGTACCAACTTTAATGCATCCTAATGAAATTTTAGATGGAGCTATGATTTCAGGTAGCTTTATGCCATGTTCTTCTAAATGGTCAACTTATGATTTTCAGAATTGTCCTACAATTAAGAATTTATATCAGGAGCATGGGGAAACAATTAATTTCTTAGGTGTAATTATGTCTAACTTAAATGTTAATTTAGAAGAGAAAGAGAGGTCAGCATTATTTGTCCAACAGATAGCTAAGTCTTTAGGTGCAGATGCAGCTATCTTAGCAGAAGAGGGTTATGGTAATCCAGATGCTGATTTTATTGAGTGTTTTAAAGCATTAGAAGAGGCTGGAGTTAAGACAGTAGGAATGACTAACGAATGTACTGGTAGAGATGGAAATTCTCAGCCACTTGTAACATTAGATGAAGCAGCAGATGCTATTGTTTCTTGCGGAAATGTGTCAGCTTTAATTGAGCTGCCACCAATGGAAACAGTAATAGGTGAATTAGAAGCATTAGCTAGAGACGGTTTATCTGGTGGATGGGAAGATGATGATGAATTAGGATCATCTGTTAAGGAAGATGGTTCCATTATTATGGAAAACAACTCAATGTTCTGTGGTGACCAGGTTCTTGGTTGGTCTCCTAAGACAATGAAAGAATTTTAA
- the grdA gene encoding glycine/sarcosine/betaine reductase complex selenoprotein A has product MLENKKVVIIGDRDGIPGPAIQECIETTSAEVVFSSTECFVUTAAGAMDLENQKRVKEIAEEHGEENVVVVLGGAEAEASGLAAETVTNGDPTFAGPLAGVQLGLRVFHILEPEVKEEIDEDVYEEQISMMEMVLEVDDIVDEVALYRGKYCQFE; this is encoded by the coding sequence ATGTTAGAAAATAAGAAGGTAGTGATTATTGGTGACCGTGATGGTATTCCAGGTCCTGCCATTCAAGAGTGTATTGAAACAACAAGCGCTGAAGTAGTATTTAGTTCCACAGAATGCTTTGTGTGAACGGCTGCAGGCGCTATGGATCTGGAAAATCAAAAGAGAGTTAAGGAGATTGCCGAGGAGCATGGTGAAGAAAATGTAGTAGTTGTTTTAGGTGGAGCAGAGGCAGAAGCTTCTGGCTTAGCTGCTGAAACAGTTACTAATGGCGATCCAACTTTTGCAGGTCCATTAGCAGGAGTCCAGTTAGGACTCAGAGTATTTCATATTTTAGAACCTGAAGTTAAGGAAGAAATTGATGAAGATGTATATGAGGAACAGATAAGTATGATGGAAATGGTATTAGAGGTAGATGATATTGTTGATGAGGTTGCCTTATATAGAGGTAAGTACTGTCAATTTGAATAA
- a CDS encoding ATP-binding protein encodes MAKREIIRIDEDKCNGCGECIVGCHEGALQIVDGVAKLVNEEFCDGFGDCIGECPTGALTIEEREAKEFDLEATKDHVEKVRGEEAVEEMMKAQAEHADEDKKESHGHGHTDGCPGSRMRMMNKDNTKSSGEEVEVESQLEQWPIQIHLLPPTAPYFKNADLLITADCVPAAYGNYHQKMLKGKAVAMGCPKLDDAQAYVDKLTAIIRENNLNSITVARMEVPCCGGLVRIAEQAIQGANSELVLEVETVGINGKLK; translated from the coding sequence ATGGCTAAACGAGAGATTATTAGGATTGATGAAGATAAGTGTAATGGATGTGGTGAATGTATTGTAGGATGTCACGAGGGAGCACTACAGATTGTAGATGGAGTAGCTAAATTAGTGAATGAAGAGTTTTGTGATGGCTTTGGTGATTGTATTGGCGAATGTCCTACAGGAGCTTTAACTATTGAAGAACGAGAGGCTAAAGAATTTGATTTAGAAGCTACTAAGGATCATGTAGAGAAAGTAAGAGGTGAGGAGGCTGTAGAAGAAATGATGAAAGCTCAAGCAGAACATGCAGATGAAGATAAGAAAGAGAGTCATGGCCATGGACATACAGATGGTTGTCCAGGAAGTAGAATGAGAATGATGAATAAAGATAATACTAAATCATCTGGAGAGGAAGTAGAGGTTGAATCTCAATTAGAGCAATGGCCAATTCAAATACACTTACTACCACCTACAGCCCCTTACTTTAAGAATGCTGATTTATTAATAACAGCAGATTGTGTACCAGCAGCGTATGGTAATTATCATCAAAAGATGCTTAAAGGAAAGGCAGTAGCTATGGGTTGTCCTAAATTAGATGATGCCCAAGCTTATGTTGATAAATTAACAGCAATTATTAGGGAGAATAATTTAAATAGTATAACTGTAGCACGGATGGAGGTTCCTTGTTGTGGAGGATTAGTTAGAATTGCTGAGCAAGCTATTCAAGGAGCTAATTCGGAATTAGTGTTAGAAGTAGAAACTGTAGGAATTAATGGTAAACTTAAATAA
- the uvrB gene encoding excinuclease ABC subunit UvrB has translation MPQFELVSPYTPQGDQPKAIKDLATGIQEGLKEQTLLGVTGSGKTFSIANVIEKVQKPTLVIAHNKTLAAQLCSEFKEFFPNNRVGYFVSYYDYYQPEAYVPQSDTYIEKDASINDEVDKLRLAATSDLFERDDVIIVASVSCIYGLGNPTDYLDLTCYLKEGLIKERDEIIRELVNIQYERNDIDFDRGSFRVRGDTIEIIPAYQDKVYRVELFGDEIERIRQVDSVTGEVLGQLNEITIYPASHFVKPQDKVNRALKEIKAELEVRLKELEDEGKLVEAQRLKERTKYDMEMMEEVGTCSGIENYSRHLENRPAGSRPQTLLDYFPDDFLLVVDESHKTIPQIGGMYAGDRSRKERLVEHGFRLPSALDNRPLKFAEFEKLVKQAVYISATPGDYELDRSQQVVEQIVRPTGLVDPQIAVRPIKAQIDDLLSEIQHVIANDERVLITTLTKNMAEDLTDYLANAGIKVSYLHSDIDTIERLEIIRDLRLGKFDVLVGINLLREGLDIPEVSLVAILDADKEGFLRSRTSLIQTVGRAARNVNGKVIMYADKMTDSMKEAIDETERRRELQVEFNQEHDITPETIRKEVRDVLRPVDMVAESAADYNISNEETNQMSTEELEDKIAELEIEMKEAAEELQFEKAAELRDKIEELKK, from the coding sequence ATGCCACAGTTTGAATTAGTATCACCATATACCCCCCAAGGAGACCAACCTAAAGCTATTAAAGACTTGGCAACTGGTATTCAAGAAGGCCTGAAAGAGCAGACTCTATTAGGAGTGACAGGCTCAGGAAAGACCTTTTCAATAGCTAATGTAATTGAAAAGGTACAAAAGCCGACATTAGTTATTGCACATAATAAAACTTTAGCAGCTCAGTTGTGTAGTGAATTTAAAGAATTTTTTCCTAATAATAGAGTAGGATATTTTGTCAGTTATTATGATTATTATCAACCAGAGGCTTATGTACCACAAAGTGATACTTATATAGAAAAAGATGCTTCTATTAATGATGAAGTGGACAAGTTAAGATTGGCTGCTACAAGTGATTTATTTGAACGAGATGATGTAATTATTGTAGCTAGTGTTTCTTGTATTTATGGCTTAGGTAATCCAACAGATTACTTGGATTTAACTTGTTATTTAAAAGAGGGATTAATTAAGGAAAGAGATGAAATAATTAGAGAGTTAGTTAATATTCAGTATGAACGGAATGATATTGATTTTGACAGAGGTAGTTTTAGAGTCAGAGGAGATACTATAGAGATCATTCCTGCTTATCAAGATAAGGTTTATAGGGTAGAGTTATTTGGAGATGAGATAGAGCGTATTAGGCAGGTTGATTCAGTAACAGGAGAAGTTTTAGGACAATTAAATGAAATTACCATTTATCCAGCTAGTCACTTTGTTAAACCGCAGGATAAAGTTAATCGAGCTCTAAAAGAGATTAAAGCTGAGTTAGAAGTAAGGTTAAAAGAGCTTGAAGATGAAGGTAAATTAGTAGAAGCTCAACGATTAAAAGAAAGAACTAAATATGATATGGAGATGATGGAAGAAGTGGGTACTTGTTCAGGGATTGAGAACTATTCAAGACATTTAGAGAATAGACCAGCTGGTTCAAGACCACAAACATTATTAGATTACTTTCCTGATGATTTTTTATTGGTAGTAGATGAATCCCATAAAACTATTCCTCAAATTGGAGGAATGTATGCTGGTGATCGTTCTAGAAAAGAGAGATTAGTTGAGCATGGTTTTAGACTTCCTTCTGCTTTAGATAATCGTCCGTTAAAGTTTGCTGAATTTGAAAAATTAGTTAAGCAAGCTGTTTATATTTCTGCGACCCCTGGAGATTATGAATTAGACCGGAGTCAACAAGTAGTAGAGCAGATTGTTCGCCCAACAGGTTTAGTCGATCCTCAAATAGCTGTTAGACCAATTAAAGCTCAAATTGATGATTTATTATCTGAAATTCAGCATGTAATTGCAAATGATGAACGTGTATTAATTACCACTTTGACTAAGAATATGGCTGAAGATTTAACTGATTACTTAGCTAATGCTGGAATTAAAGTTAGCTATCTACATTCAGATATAGATACTATTGAACGATTAGAGATTATTAGAGACCTAAGACTTGGAAAGTTTGATGTATTAGTAGGAATTAATTTATTGCGAGAGGGACTTGATATACCAGAAGTATCATTAGTAGCTATTTTAGATGCTGATAAAGAAGGATTTTTAAGATCTAGGACTTCTTTAATTCAGACAGTTGGACGAGCTGCTCGAAATGTGAATGGAAAGGTAATTATGTATGCTGATAAGATGACTGATTCTATGAAAGAAGCAATTGATGAGACAGAAAGGAGGAGGGAACTACAGGTAGAATTTAATCAAGAGCATGATATTACTCCAGAAACAATTAGAAAAGAAGTACGTGATGTTTTAAGACCAGTTGATATGGTAGCTGAATCAGCGGCTGATTATAATATATCTAACGAAGAAACCAACCAGATGTCAACTGAAGAACTAGAAGATAAAATTGCTGAATTAGAAATAGAAATGAAGGAAGCAGCAGAAGAGTTACAGTTTGAAAAGGCTGCAGAACTACGAGATAAAATTGAAGAATTAAAGAAATAG
- a CDS encoding divergent polysaccharide deacetylase family protein has product MKSKKIGILLICILLSMVLLSCSKESEETMSNKNNHKLIKVNYKGVVANLEEQLKKSLSQLGLARADSLEHKRKAKKKQVTDYLFTWDYNYHKFEVPLFGPHGKLLSDYKEEIIAKFKDDFPIVKANWRIKEQERILTLELGFLAQSDLELLTHKVTFVQQPPAAKMAIVIDDLGFNRKGTEEILKIKRPLTFAVLPHRPFSKVDAKLVKEAGQELILHQPLEPLNPKVNPGAGAINSTMTNKEIKSVLKGNLANLPQLQGINNHMGSKATANPRVMKAIIEVLKKKGLYYVDSSTAHNSVGFEVAQKNNLPTAANYLFIDNIDKKKEIKEMLLTLGKIALKEKEMVVIGHVRENTALAIKEVIPKLEKMGVKLVFASQLVQ; this is encoded by the coding sequence ATGAAGTCTAAAAAAATAGGAATTTTATTAATCTGTATCTTATTGAGTATGGTCTTACTTTCTTGTAGTAAAGAAAGTGAAGAAACAATGAGTAATAAGAATAACCATAAATTAATTAAGGTTAATTATAAAGGGGTAGTAGCTAATCTTGAAGAACAGTTAAAAAAGAGTTTATCTCAATTAGGGTTAGCTAGGGCAGATTCTTTAGAGCACAAAAGAAAAGCTAAAAAGAAGCAGGTAACTGATTATTTATTTACTTGGGATTATAACTATCATAAGTTTGAAGTTCCTTTGTTTGGCCCTCATGGTAAATTGCTATCTGATTATAAAGAAGAGATTATAGCTAAGTTCAAAGATGATTTTCCGATTGTAAAGGCTAACTGGAGAATTAAAGAGCAGGAACGAATTTTAACTCTTGAACTGGGGTTCTTGGCCCAGAGTGACTTAGAATTACTGACACACAAGGTAACATTTGTGCAACAACCTCCTGCTGCTAAAATGGCTATTGTTATTGATGATTTAGGTTTTAATCGAAAGGGAACAGAGGAAATATTAAAGATTAAACGACCGTTGACATTTGCTGTTTTACCACATCGTCCGTTTTCTAAAGTTGATGCTAAATTAGTCAAGGAGGCGGGCCAAGAATTGATTCTTCATCAACCATTGGAACCTTTAAACCCTAAAGTAAATCCAGGGGCAGGAGCAATAAATAGTACAATGACGAATAAAGAAATAAAGAGTGTATTAAAGGGTAATTTAGCTAATTTACCTCAATTACAAGGGATTAATAACCATATGGGATCTAAGGCAACGGCTAATCCCCGAGTGATGAAAGCAATAATTGAAGTACTAAAGAAAAAAGGATTGTACTATGTAGATAGTAGTACAGCTCATAATTCAGTGGGTTTTGAGGTAGCCCAAAAAAACAATTTACCAACGGCAGCTAATTATTTATTTATTGATAATATTGATAAAAAGAAAGAAATTAAAGAGATGTTATTAACTTTAGGTAAAATAGCATTGAAAGAAAAAGAAATGGTAGTAATTGGGCATGTAAGGGAGAATACTGCTTTGGCCATCAAAGAGGTAATTCCTAAATTAGAGAAAATGGGAGTTAAGCTAGTATTTGCATCCCAGTTAGTACAATGA